In Cercospora beticola chromosome 3, complete sequence, the following proteins share a genomic window:
- a CDS encoding uncharacterized protein (antiSMASH:Cluster_5), with amino-acid sequence MAADLAAWPTKIEISCRTRCGFFDRLTNAVHATPAASEWRAGVQLEGAVNIPSKLSRTVWDGLESLLSVPIEPNLRDD; translated from the coding sequence ATGGCCGCTGACCTCGCGGCATGGCCCACGAAGATTGAGATCTCATGTCGAACAAGATGCGGCTTCTTCGACCGCTTGACGAATGCCGTGCATGCTACACCAGCAGCCTCAGAATGGAGAGCGGGTGTTCAGCTTGAGGGCGCTGTGAACATTCCTTCAAAGCTTAGTCGTACGGTCTGGGACGGTCTTGAAAGCTTGCTCAGCGTGCCAATAGAGCCCAACTTGAGAGACGACTGA
- a CDS encoding uncharacterized protein (antiSMASH:Cluster_5) — protein MDVAEDSPESEPQDREMGEEDEEEEEEEQMEEEEEDQEEDEEEEQPQRKKQKSRAHSTRYVRPETRVMNALFVAFRKMRPEDLYRISQEVDITMKGRGMKRTPRRLPTAVIDARYTENLIEQWEEAEDYMVRIENNFTKLKRSQDARMEGLKLLKEGLKEIREKGTKVEPDD, from the coding sequence ATGGATGTCGCAGAGGATTCACCCGAGAGTGAGCCACAAGATCGAGAAAtgggcgaagaagacgaggaggaagaggaggaagagcagatggaagaggaggaggaagatcaagaggaagacgaagaggaagaacagccgcagagaaagaagcagaaatCACGAGCTCACTCTACTCGTTACGTGAGGCCGGAAACCAGAGTGATGAACGCACTTTTCGTAGCCTTCAGAAAGATGCGGCCAGAAGATCTATACCGTATCTCTCAAGAAGTGGACATCACGATGAAGGGCCGCGGCATGAAACGTACGCCCCGTCGACTTCCCACTGCCGTAATCGATGCGAGGTACACCGAGAATCTGATCGAGCAGTgggaggaagcagaagactatATGGTGAGAATTGAGAACAACTTTACCAAGTTGAAGAGATCTCAAGATGCTAGGATGGAGGGCTTGAAGTTGTTGAAGGAGGGGTTGAAGGAGATTCGAGAGAAGGGAACGAAGGTTGAGCCTGACGACTAG
- a CDS encoding uncharacterized protein (SMCOG1001:short-chain dehydrogenase/reductase SDR~antiSMASH:Cluster_5), producing the protein MPPNSEFTRSEAIPGDTTPDLSCLRGKSVILTGGGSGIGEQYMRHFVAAGAFVTFSDIVEDRAQKLVSELGSENVAFVPGNVLVWQDQVKLFKAALERSPSKTIDIVIANAGIGLLDDSLIHTEDSNGDPVEPELTTLKVNIIGVFYTVKLAMYYFPKQPEGEDRDRCIIMTASLSGYLDHADAPQYNASKHGVRAIMKSIRRTGPAQNIRINLIAPWFIQTSLAPQQFWDAVRATGAEFCDIKDAGKAATHLASDKRINGRALGIVPKSFQQRGYFDLEVDDWNDENYMTAYQKGLVGRNAASKHEAEQKEPSALDVTSNPAIEA; encoded by the exons ATGCCTCCAAACAGCGAGTTCACACGAAGCGAAGCTATTCCCGGTGATACGACGCCGGACCTTTCCTGCCTCAGAGGGAAGAGCGTCATCCTGACAGGCGGAGGTTCTGGCATCGGCGAGCAATACATGCGCCACTTCGTGGCAGCTGGCGCTTTTGTCACCTTCAGCGATATCGTTGAGGACCGAGCACAGAAGCTAGTGAGCGAGCTTGGTTCGGAGAATGTGGCTTTCGTGCCTGGCAACGTACTGGTATGGCAAGACCAAGTCAAACTTTTCAAGGCGGCTCTCGAAAGGTCACCAAGCAAGACCATCGACATCGTTATTGCCAACGCTGGCATCGGTCTTCTCGATGACTCCCTCATACACACCGAAGATTCCAATGGCGATCCAGTTGAGCCCGAGCTCACTACCCTCAAAGTCAACATCATTGGTGTATTTTACACCGTCAAGCTGGCCATGTACTACTTCCCGAAGCAGCCTGAGGGTGAAGATCGGGACCGATGCATTATTATGACTGCCAGTCTTTCTGGGTACCTTGACCATGCGGACGCGCCTCAGTACAATGCTTCTAAGCATGGCGTTCGGGCAATCATGAAAAGCATTCGTCGGACTGGACCGGCACAAAACATCAGAATCAATCTGATTGCGCCTTG GTTCATACAGACGAGCCTCGCCCCGCAGCAGTTCTGGGACGCAGTCAGAGCTACTGGTGCGGAGTTCTGTGACATCAAAGATGCCGGCAAAGCTGCAACTCATCTAGCTTCGGACAAGCGCATCAATG GACGAGCGCTGGGAATTGTTCCCAAATCATTCCAACAACGTGGATATTTTGATCTCGAAGTGGACGACTGGAATGACGAGAATTATATGACAGCGTATCAGAAAGGTTTAGTGGGGAGAAACGCTGCATCGAAGCATGAAGcggagcagaaagagccaTCTGCACTCGATGTAACTTCGAATCCTGCTATCGAAGCATAG
- a CDS encoding uncharacterized protein (antiSMASH:Cluster_5) gives MKCFSALAAASLLGLATAVDMSGYVAGEGVDAEFKNYLDVLYYEAELSTATTGFTDFFIPNGKLIVRGRTATGSADILAFKQQLMPPNGNKHWNHLPNITTVVEDSAERKTFHVLGLIDTTYDGGNCSRAYYVSEFPIQKRADGTIDFTPKKGNLIEYNDIDINPLVSPTDIPCE, from the exons ATGAAATGCTTCTCTGCCCTTGCTGCCGCCAGCCTTCTCGGCTTGGCCACCGCAGTCGACATGTCAGGTTACGTCGCTGGTGAAGGTGTCGATGCCGAGTTCAAGAACTACCTCGATGT TCTCTATTACGAAGCCGAACTCTCCACCGCCACAACCGGTTTCACCGACTTCTTCATCCCCAATGGCAAACTCATCGTCCGCGGTAGAACTGCCACCGGTTCTGCCGATATCTTGGCGTTCAAGCAACAACTCATGCCACCGAATGGAAACAAGCACTGGAACCATCTTCCAAATATCACGACTGTTGTTGAGGATTCTGCGGAGAGGAAGACGTTCCATGTGCTGGGTTTGATCGATACGACGTATGATGGAGGGAATTGCAGTAGGGCTTA TTATGTTAGTGAATTCCCGATTCAGAAGAGGGCGGATGGGACGATTGATTTCACGCCTAAGAAGGGGAATTTGATTGAGTATAATGATATTGATATCAATCCTTTGGTGTCGCCGACGGATATTCCGTGCGAGTGA
- a CDS encoding uncharacterized protein (antiSMASH:Cluster_5), whose product MMALSSGLRRRVKRFQVPQPETGTYAIDHYTSPDLVPLTEDRRRWGTWDYIAYWSTGSFAIYNYSTGSALIAFGLSGKQALGAGIFSPIVLAALAVLCGWMGGSHHITYNVAARSCWGLRGTYLPILIRVLPGIVWNGIEGWWGAQAVSTCIGTMSISWAEWSHPLAGGTMELKDLIGFIIYNVLYAFVLWIPPEKLDRPFLISFACFTCTVFGILIWAVKHADGTAGPYFAHDYKSDSVLADSTGNRKQCYTSRNRELTMRAAWAVVYGATAVLGNMGTVTLGNANWCRLARISNTKSMTVQVIALVICVYSVCVWKFARIICGHSADDTQLQLASSRHRLQVKH is encoded by the exons ATGATGGCACTATCATCAGGGTTGAGGCGCAGAGTCAAGAGATTCCAGGTCCCGCAGCCTGAGACGGGAACCTATGCGATTGATCATTATACTTCTCCTG ATCTCGTACCTTTGACCGAGGACCG TCGACGATGGGGAACCTGGGACTACATCGCATACTGGTCCACGGGTAGTTTCGCCATTTATAATTATTCCACAGGCTCCGCGCTTATTGCATTTGGATTGAGTGGAAAACAGGCACTCGGTGCGGGGATCTTCTCACCGATCGTTTTGGCGGCTTTGGCTGTTTTGTGCGGC TGGATGGGTGGCAGTCATCACATCACCTACAACGTCGCTGCTCGATCCTGTTGGGGCCTGCGAGGAACGTACTTACCAATCTTGATCCGAGTTCTGCCGGGCATTGTGTGGAATGGAATCGAAGGATGGTGGGGAGCACAGGCTGTTTCCACGTGTATTGGAACGATGTCGATCTCTTGGGCTGAGTGGTCGCATCCGCTCGCCGGAGGGACAATGGAGTTGAAG GATTTGATTGGAT TCATCATTTACAACGTTCTCT ATGCTTTCGTCTTATGGATCCCACCAGAGAAGCTCGATCGCCCGTTCTTGATCTCGTTTGCATGTTTCACATGCACTGTGTTTG GGATCTTGATCTGGGCAGTAAAGCACGCAGACGGGACAGCAGGTCCATATTTCGCCCATGATTACAAGTCAGACTCCGTTTTGGCAGATTCGACAGGTAACAGAAAGCAATGCTACACCTCTCGCAACAGAGAGCTGACGATGAGAGCAGCATGGGCAGTCGTCTATGGCGCCACAGCTGTGCTGGGGAACATGGGAACTGTCACTCTCGGAAACGCAAACTGGTGTCGTCTGGCCAGAATCAGCAACACCAAATCCATGACAGTCCAGGTGATTGCATTGGTGATCTGTGTCTATTCCGTCTGTGTGTGGAAATTTGCGCGTATCATTTGTGGCCACTCTGCTGACGATACGCAGTTGCAATTGGCATCATCGCGACATCGGCTGCAAGTCAAGCACTAG
- a CDS encoding uncharacterized protein (antiSMASH:Cluster_5), whose product MMQPEHERPSRLKKRGHVSTGVAEDLQSDVVRPNDQFVLPIRTAVASNGVDPDPSSRPNAPAPSTQGSDVNPLLRTTDYLQHPIYLGSRSVSVDAAANVNSSVFLGSHATAPALEHASVDRLHCPPAPRKPSAQYKSRSSPVVPAGSVSSDNVLGSYATAPALQGSNVNSPPRPPELLDPSVFYRSGSVSVDGSGNVNSNLPLRSYPATPAFQSFNIIPPFRFPGPPHPPGVFPSGSVVTEAGTPVDAAETANEDETEDSAGVEAVIKLVKKLPLLELVYLAEVVEVEVKARGIPQLGRASYHSNDRLPTKFDKARSGRMIEEGRKLTERMAADDQRFAEIGKKRRRMEEQTVEGVRMLREGLLKIQANVPTEQGHAGL is encoded by the exons ATGATGCAACCAGAGCACGAACGTCCCTCTCGATTGAAAAAGCGCGGACATGTCTCTACAGGCGTCGCCGAGGATCTGCAGAGCGACGTGGTTCGTCCTAACG atcAATTTGTACTTCCAATTCGCACTGCTGTCGCTTCGAACGGTGTCGACCCGGACCCTTCCTCGAGACCGAATGCTCCCGCTCCGTCAACCCAAGGCTCCGACGTGAATCCACTCCTACGCACTACAGACTATCTGCAACATCCAATATACCTGGGTAGCAGGTCAGTGTCTGTCGATGCGGCTGCAAACGTCAATTCAAGTGTTTTCTTGGGATCTCACGCCACGGCCCCAGCACTTGAGCATGCCAGTGTCGACCGACTCCACTGCCCTCCTGCACCCCGGAAACCATCAGCACAATACAAAAGCCGGTCATCGCCTGTGGTTCCGGCTGGCAGTGTGAGTTCGGATAATGTATTGGGATCTTATGCCACCGCTCCAGCACTTCAGGGCTCCAACGTCAACTCACCGCCCCGTCCTCCAGAGCTCCTGGATCCATCAGTTTTCTACCGTAGTGGGTCAGTGTCTGTCGATGGGTCTGGGAACGTCAATTCGAATCTTCCGTTGAGATCGTATCCCGCCACTCCAGCATTCCAAAGCTTCAACATCATTCCGCCCTTCCGCTTTCCGGGACCTCCTCATCCACCAGGAGTTTTCCCTAGCGGGTCAGTCGTTACCGAGGCTGGAACACCAGTAGATGCAGCAGAAACGGCGAACGAAGACGAAACGGAAGATTCTGCTGGAGTGGAAGCAGTTATCAAACTCGTCAAAAAGCTACCCCTCCTGGAACTGGTGTACCTCGCTGAAGTTGTTGAGGTTGAGGTGAAAGCTCGTGGCATTCCTCAACTTGGCAGGGCATCGTACCATTCTAATGATCGCCTGCCGACCAAGTTCGATAAAGCGCGTAGCGGGAGGATGATCGAAGAGGGCAGAAAACTGACTGAGCGCATGGCGGCAGACGATCAACGGTTTGCTGAGATTGGGAAAAAGAGACGAAGAATGGAAGAACAGACAGTTGAAGGAGTGAGAATGCTGCGGGAAGGTCTGTTGAAAATTCAAGCGAATGTACCGACTGAGCAGGGTCACGCGGGATTGTAG
- a CDS encoding uncharacterized protein (antiSMASH:Cluster_5), protein MSTLNLAHTPAAEAPPGMVSNLQNPHIRNHAPTFVLAIFGMCIATMLLTMRIYTKAVLARIFGIDDVFLLFAWAMSLVVQIFILYLKAAGLTGVHIWDISLADLKHVVLITTAISIVYLAFMAFAKFSILIFYMRLSPQRWFKYAVYATMALTATFSLVLMLCLAFACIPLKRVWDPTITEGHCINRGNVFMATAGLNAATDIIMLFLPMPIVFKLQVPRVQKIGLVVIFSVGSM, encoded by the exons ATGTCGACTCTCAATCTTGCTCACACGCCAGCGGCAGAGGCTCCACCTGGAATGGTTTCGAACCTGCAAAATCCTCACATCAGAAACCATGCGCCAACATTCGTACTTGCAATATTCGGCATGTGCATAGCAACAATGTTGCTGACTATGCGCATCTACACAAAAGCAGTGCTGGCCAGGATATTCGGTATCGATGATGTGTTTCTACTCTTCGCATGG GCTATGTCATTAGTAGTTCAGATTTTCATCCTCTACTTGAAGGCTGCCGGTCTCACAGGAGTGCACATCTGGGACATCTCTCTGGC TGACTTGAAGCATGTCGTGCTCATCACCACAGCCATCAGCATCGTCTACCTCGCATTCATGGCGTTCGCAAAGTTTTCAATTCTGATATTCTATATGCGACTTTCACCACAGAGATGGTTCAAGTATGCGGTCTACGCTACAATGGCCCTGACTGCAACATTCAGCCTCGTCCTGATGCTGTGTTTGGCATTCGCATGCATTCCACTCAAGCGCGTGTGGGACCCGACAATTACCGAAGGCCATTGCATCAATCGTGGAAATGTGTTTATGGCCACCGCTGGACTGAACGCAGCGACAGACATAATCATGCTG TTTCTTCCCATGCCTATCGTCTTCAAGTTACAAGTCCCACGAGTACAGAAGATTGGCCTGGTAGTGATCTTCAGTGTCGGCTCAATGTAA
- a CDS encoding uncharacterized protein (antiSMASH:Cluster_5), whose translation MYSSIDSSNKEIRLVELLPSLSTRSKIEFRLCTACLLPATTTEVEEFQANGEVRAFGPIKPVLVARIAGCDGSYESGEVFPYEALSYTWGVSQRGRTICYRSGRNERTMVPVTDNLFKALRGLRPRHGKPRLIWIDALCINQADLQERSAQVRFMPEIYRWAEIVNVWIGDPASVNIFVSALHMIAWGLRDASHTPPKFPEQHKDRFGLERLRQWTLRRHFISALVSTQPVWTGRAWCVQEYVVASQTRLAFGRASLNRPVWSLASYSADGIPVSWNQCEEVVALELHLDFLAGLVDQQRWSSGCSLDDGSVMSIIDNTDCSDPRDKLYAVLGLLRKDQLDSLSVDYGSPVWKVFAQATYSTIVSSGRLSVMQLSRQPGVELHATIPSLPSWAANLTKQPADSRAQQKLNTPGALDLQVEYLLHMNFAYNSSTALTSPSGEQWCSISQDLQHLRLRCSRLAVLSHLVSFEVDTYMGATSIYGLGITPWQGLVDAGTVSTDDQESTQIHTDTDIKGVIELPPISSLQEAISQLQRRTLDGFAGRKPDSTIPPSFAATWDDGNPSRHYFGYLNYAVRSSGGALAFVTDNNYLGWTPKGSQPGDCLAMVPNCSLAIVIRHQSPDEYWRFIGFAYLHHLTIGVSEEQDGLSRGAHFRRYWETIAEEGEDVWLC comes from the coding sequence ATGTACAGCAGTATCGACTCGAGCAACAAAGAAATTCGTCTAGTCGAGTTGCTTCCCAGCCTATCGACAAGAAGCAAAATTGAATTTCGACTTTGCACTGCTTGCCTCCTGCCTGCTACTACCACTGAAGTTGAGGAGTTCCAGGCGAATGGAGAAGTGCGCGCCTTTGGGCCCATCAAACCGGTCTTGGTGGCACGAATAGCAGGCTGCGATGGCTCGTACGAGTCTGGCGAAGTGTTTCCGTACGAGGCACTGTCCTATACGTGGGGTGTCTCTCAAAGAGGCCGTACAATCTGCTACAGGAGTGGCCGAAACGAGCGGACTATGGTTCCTGTCACCGATAATCTGTTCAAGGCGCTACGAGGGCTTCGACCAAGGCACGGGAAACCTAGACTCATTTGGATTGATGCCTTGTGTATCAATCAAGCCGATCTGCAAGAGAGGAGTGCACAAGTTCGCTTCATGCCTGAGATCTATCGCTGGGCTGAGATCGTTAATGTTTGGATAGGGGATCCAGCGTCTGTCAACATTTTCGTGAGTGCGCTTCATATGATCGCATGGGGACTCCGAGATGCATCCCATACACCGCCGAAATTCCCAGAACAGCATAAAGACAGATTCGGTCTTGAACGCCTTCGTCAATGGACCCTTCGTCGCCACTTCATTAGTGCGCTGGTCTCGACACAGCCAGTTTGGACGGGGCGGGCATGGTGCGTCCAAGAATATGTCGTTGCATCGCAAACTCGATTGGCGTTTGGACGCGCATCCTTGAATCGCCCTGTCTGGTCTTTGGCATCGTATAGTGCAGATGGGATACCTGTTTCCTGGAATCAATGTGAGGAAGTCGTCGCTCTGGAGCTCCACTTGGACTTCTTAGCAGGACTGGTGGATCAGCAGCGATGGTCTTCGGGATGCTCCCTCGATGACGGGTCGGTGATGTCGATCATTGATAACACAGACTGCTCGGATCCTAGGGACAAGCTTTATGCAGTACTTGGGCTGCTGCGGAAGGATCAGCTCGATTCATTAAGTGTCGATTACGGGTCACCAGTCTGGAAGGTGTTTGCGCAGGCGACGTACTCCACCATTGTGTCCAGCGGCAGACTGTCTGTCATGCAATTGTCAAGACAGCCGGGGGTGGAGTTGCATGCAACAATACCTTCGCTGCCTTCATGGGCAGCCAATTTGACGAAACAGCCGGCAGATTCTCGCGCTCAGCAGAAGCTGAATACACCAGGAGCGTTGGATCTACAAGTCGAGTACCTGCTGCATATGAACTTCGCATACAACTCTTCTACCGCCCTCACAAGCCCATCTGGCGAACAGTGGTGTTCTATTAGCCAAGATTTGCagcatcttcgccttcgatgcAGTCGGCTTGCAGTACTTAGCCATCTAGTATCCTTTGAAGTAGACACTTACATGGGAGCAACATCGATCTATGGACTGGGCATAACACCTTGGCAAGGCCTCGTCGATGCCGGGACCGTCAGCACGGACGACCAGGAGTCAACGCAAATACACACAGACACAGACATCAAAGGTGTCATCGAGCTTCCGCCAATTTCTTCTCTACAAGAGGCCATCTCACAACTTCAACGCCGCACTCTAGACGGTTTCGCAGGACGCAAGCCCGATAGTACCATTCCTCCAAGCTTCGCTGCTACATGGGACGACGGAAACCCTTCGCGACATTATTTCGGTTATCTCAATTATGCAGTCAGAAGTTCAGGTGGAGCTCTCGCCTTTGTGACAGATAACAACTATTTGGGCTGGACTCCGAAGGGCTCACAGCCAGGGGACTGCCTTGCCATGGTTCCAAATTGTTCTCTTGCGATTGTGATTCGGCATCAATCTCCTGATGAGTATTGGCGCTTCATTGGGTTTGCGTATTTACATCATTTGACGATCGGGGTTTCTGAAGAGCAAGATGGTCTATCTCGTGGGGCTCATTTTAGGAGGTATTGGGAGACTATTgcggaggagggagaggatgtgTGGCTATGCTGA
- a CDS encoding uncharacterized protein (antiSMASH:Cluster_5), producing the protein MPPVQPTVCGGSELQSAVPMQKNEVYKRLMITNGWCPHRVNYLARRYKMETLGYLSSLVYLREQKHDRCRSAPSCVAYTVNNSTYKTRHVDRGCTCEFVETPFEDLKRIAETGSIPLIEIEKNDEISGYSLRVRERKLTSRYVAISHVWADGMGNPARCALPTCQIERLYKTVEKVFLLPRLGRKWRRNPVLIWMDTLCIPPSDIVIKMAQIDKMASIYKGACTCLIMDAELMSMAPKRKDDLELTLDIWARYICSAWNSRSWTLQEGTLPAHRTVLFADSTLAVLKDTLRLADDIEIQPATCDDILVQEPESDNERRIRNDLQVSWKHHDGNPRRFETIGFAEVWNELAGRTTSQPGDVPLIIANLLNLDVSDLLSCSLPEERYQAILLSISTIPLSLFSNNGPRYHGGTATTDKAWIPTAIIGSEMLLEKPCAHVSFEFGSGRETMTGLILDRKPWYLSQPLILPLPKYLKFANRSLKFCFEPPDLYLDEADIEGNVQICIFMDPKDLDVVTTGLRASTVRRGSCFKIIGKEGKSVIISFRGPLRLTSSREDLHDCFAVGGDDDDDDTLRIAKRADDCNWNFLITCDVLPGVQHLRWRVSAESIGSKWFTLAFMLVWLGSGSAGLNSFRHHLEHDPGWKIAVVCTALVIGWVLVGAGVCFLLARLELRLLRSVFAWQNTRAYERIRRTYEIPREV; encoded by the exons ATGCCTCCTGTCCAGCCCACAGTTTGCGGCGGCTCCGAGCTTCAATCTGCGGTTCCGATGCAAAAGAATGAAGTCTACAAGCGGTTGATGATCACTAACGGCTGGTGCCCTCATCGGGTCAACTATCTGGCAAGGAGATACAAAATGGAGACTCTCGGCTATCTGAGCTCACTGGTATATCTGCGCGAACAGAAGCACGACCGATGCCGGAGTGCGCCTTCTTGCGTCGCTTACACCGTGAACAACTCGACATATAAAACGCGGCATGTGGACCGGGGTTGTACGTGTGAGTTCGTCGAGACCCCATTCGAGGATCTGAAGCGTATTGCGGAGACTGGAAGCATTCCCCTCATTGAAATTGAGAAGAATGACGAGATTTCCGGCTACAGTCTCAGGGTACGGGAACGGAAGCTCACATCTCGATATGTGGCGATAAGTCATGTTTGGGCGGATGGCATGGGCAATCCTGCACGATGTGCACTACCTACTTGCCAAATCGAGAGATTATACAAGACAGTCGAAAAGGTCTTCCTTTTGCCTCGCTTGGGGCGGAAATGGAGAAGGAATCCCGTCTTGATCTGGATGGATACATTATGCATTCCTCCATCTGATATTGTGATTAAGATGGCGCAGATCGATAAGATGGCCTCCATATATAAGGGGGCATGCACGTGTCTTATCATGGACGCTGAGCTTATGAGCATGGCGCCTAAGCGCAAAGATGACCTGGAGTTAACTCTAGACATATGGGCGCGCTATATTTGCAGTGCCTGGAACAG CCGCAGCTGGACTCTCCAGGAGGGAACCCTGCCTGCTCACCGCACAGTGCTATTCGCTGACAGCACTCTCGCCGTGCTAAAGGACACGCTTCGGCTCGCTGACGATATCGAAATACAACCCGCTACATGTGATGATATACTCGTACAGGAACCTGAGTCGGACAATGAAAGGCGGATAAGGAATGATCTCCAGGTGTCATGGAAACATCATGATGGGAACCCCCGCCGCTTCGAGACCATTGGTTTCGCAGAGGTCTGGAACGAATTAGCTGGCAGGACGACCTCTCAGCCAGGAGACGTTCccctcatcatcgccaaccTCCTCAACCTAGATGTTAGTGATCTGCTGTCCTGCAGCTTGCCGGAAGAGAGATATCAAGCAATCCTCCTAAGCATCTCCACCATACCGCTATCCCTCTTCTCGAATAATGGTCCAAGATATCACGGAGGGACTGCAACTACCGACAAGGCATGGATCCCGACTGCTATTATCGGCAGTGAGATGCTTCTCGAGAAGCCTTGCGCGCATGTTTCCTTTGAATTTGGGAGCGGACGGGAAACGATGACTGGCTTGATATTAGACAGGAAACCTTGGTATCTTTCGCAACCTCTCATCCTCCCTCTTCCTAAATACCTGAAATTCGCCAACCGCAGCTTGAAATTTTGCTTTGAACCTCCAGACTTGTACTTGGACGAGGCAGATATCGAGGGCAACGTCCAGATTTGCATATTCATGGACCCCAAGGATCTCGATGTTGTAACAACGGGTCTGCGGGCGTCTACCGTGAGGCGCGGATCGTGCTTCAAAATTATCGGCAAGGAAGGGAAATCAGTCATTATATCTTTCCGAGGGCCTCTGCGACTCACGTCATCACGGGAAGACTTGCATGATTGCTTCGCTGTTGGtggtgacgacgacgacgatgacactCTACGCATTGCAAAACGGGCCGATGACTGTAACTGGAATTTTTTGATAACCTGTG ATGTCCTCCCGGGTGTGCAACATCTCAGATGGCGAGTCTCAGCCGAATCAATAGGCTCCAAATGGTTCACACTGGCTTTCATGCTTGTTTGGTTGGGTTCTGGTTCTGCGGGTTTGAACTCTTTCCGGCATCATCTAGAACACGACCCTGGCTGGAAAATCGCGGTTGTTTGCACGGCGCTGGTCATTGGATGGGTGCTCGTTGGCGCTGGCGTCTGTTTTCTGCTTGCTCGACTCGAACTGAGACTGTTACGGTCTGTGTTCGCTTGGCAGAATACTCGGGCTTATGAGAGGATTCGGCGAACGTATGAGATTCCTAGAGAGGTGTGA
- a CDS encoding uncharacterized protein (antiSMASH:Cluster_5): MDLQAWAPKWLNIRRGAYIIAAIGIAVNPWQLTVNAQTFIAVLNGFGNFYGPCSGILVTDFWIVRKRLIKMDDLYRGNSASIYWYYKGFNWRAYAAFLIGVIPAMPGYVTSVSDLDRAPNSAMKLSRLGFLTGFFISSLTFWFLSTILPPPGIGHGTKAHNEDELILPTGYRQDCPTQGKYSVPIDGVTLSRESESEKREEVYDRGEGLKGSVITKV, encoded by the exons ATGGACCTGCAGGCCTGGGCTCCGAAATGGCTCAACATTCGCAGAGG AGCATACATAATTGCAGCTATTGGTATCGCGGTAAATCCCTGGCAACTCACCGTGAATGCGCAAACGTTTATCGCAGTCCTCAACGG CTTCGGAAACTTCTACGGACCGTGCTCTGGAATCCTGGTCACGGATTTCTGGATCGTACGGAAAAGACTCATCAAGA TGGATGATTTGTATCGTGGTAACAGTGCTTCAATCTACTGGTATTACAAAGGCTTCAACTGGAGAGCGTATGCTGCTTTCCTCATTGGCGTCATACCTGCAATGCCCGGATATGTCA CCAGCGTCAGCGACTTGGATCGCGCTCCAAATTCGGCTATGAAACTCAGTCGTCTGGGTTTCTTGACAG GCTTCTTCATATCTTCGCTCACGTTCTGGTTCCTGAGCACGATACTCCCTCCTCCTGGCATCGGGCACGGTACAAAGGCCCACAATGAGGATGAGCTCATTCTACCGACTGGTTATCGACAAGATTGTCCGACGCAGGGAAAGTATTCTGTGCCGATCGATGGGGTCACATTGTCTCGCGAAAGCGAGAGTGAAAAGCGAGAGGAGGTTTATGATAGAGGGGAAGGACTAAAGGGATCAGTGATAACAAAAGTTTGA